The DNA region TCCCGGTCGTCAGGGTCTCGCCGCGCCCGGTGGCGAGGCTCGCGCGGTACAGCTCCCCGCCCTTCCGCGAGCCGAACCAGGCAGTCGCGGCAGGGCCGATGGCGATGCCCTCGGGCTGGAAGCCGTTCGGAAGGGGGAAGTCCGTGGGCCAGGCGGAGGCCTTCGTCGCACGGGCCCCGGCCCGGGCCGACGAGGCGAGCGGCCCGAGGGCGGCCAGCGCCCCCAGGGCTGCGCCGGCGCCGAGAACCGCGCGACGGGAGGTGCCGGAAGCATCGTGATTCGTCATGCCGTACACCCTTCCCCGCTCCGGCGCCGGTGAAGAGGGGCGAGCAGCGCGACGGCCTGCCGCCTGGTTCCGGACCGGGCGGCAGGCCGAGCCTCGGGCCCGGGTGCTATGCCCGGTCGATGCGGTACACGCTGCCGCCGATGTCGAGCACGTACAGCTCGCGGTTGCCGCCCTGGATGAACGAGACGACCTCACCGCCGTTGACGCCGAGGTCGTTCACCCCGGTGACCTTGCCGTTCTCCATCTTCAGGGAGCGGACGGTGCCGTCGCAGTAGTCGCTGTACACGTACTGGCCCTTGAGGTCGGGGATCGCCTTGCCCCGGTAGACGTAGCCGCCGGTCACCGAGCAGCCGAGGCCGGTGCGGTCGTACTCGTACACCGGCCGGACGTGGTTCGCGGGCTCCTTGCCGTCCCGGAAGGGGTGGCTGCCCTCCATCTGGGACCAGCCGTAGTTCTCGCCGCCATCGCTGCTCGCCGGGGCCCAGTCGATCTCCTCCCAGGCGCTCTGGCCGACGTCACCGATCAGCAGGTCGCCGGTGCCCGCGTCGAAGGAGAACTTCCACGGGTTGCGCAGGCCGTACGACCAGATCTCGTCCTTCGCCTTCGGGTCGCCGACGAACGGGTTGTCCTTCGGGACGGCGTACGGCTTGCCGCCCCTCGGGTCGATCCGCAGGAGCTTGCCGAGCAGCGTGTCGAGGTTCTGTCCGTTGCCGTGCGGATCGCCGCCGGAGCCGCCGTCACCGAAGGCGATGTACAGATAGCCGTCGGGACCGATCTTGATGTCGCCGCCGTTGTGGTTGGAGTAGGGCTGCGTCTGGGTGAGGACGGTGCGCCGGGTCTGCGGCTGGATCTTGCCCTTCACCACGGCGAACTCGTCGATGGTGCTGGTGCCTTGGAGGTTCGTGAACGAGATGTAGAAGTGGGCGAACTTCTTGTCGAACGCGATGCCGAGCAGGCCGCGCTCGCCGTCGGTGGTGGTCTCCTTCGTGATGTCGAGGACGGGGTCGCTGAGCCCGCCCTGGCTGTTCAGGACCCGTACGGTGCCCGCGCGTTCGGCTATCCAGACCGTACCGCCGGGACCCGCGGTCCCGGCGCTCGGGTTCTTGGCCGTGGTCACCTTCGTGAGCGCGACCTTCGGTGCCTGCTGCGACGCGGCGGGCTCGTCGGCGGACGCCGTGGTGAGGGCGAGGGAGGCGACGAGGCAGATGGCGCCGACGGTCGCCGAGCTTCTGGTGCGAACTTTCACCGTGATCCTCCTGGAGGCGGCGAATGGGGGAAGTCACCCAGCTGCTAGGGGCAGTGGAGAGGGGGTGTCGCCCGTGCCAGCACGCAACCTGGGTGGGGGACGGTGTGCAACTGGCACGCATGAGAATACTGGGACCAGGATGGTTGGTGTAGACCAGAACTACCGCCATCTGTTCCGGTTCCGCGCCTCCCGTGGCTGCCGGAACTGCCCTGACTGCGGCGGCATTCGTGACTGCGTTCGTGGCTGCGGCGACTTCCGTGATGCCCGCGCGTCCCGTGACGCGCGGGTCACCGCGGTCACCGCAGAAGCCGGATGTCCCCCCGCACGCGGTAGAACCCACCGGCTGCCGCGTGCAGGGCGTCCACCACATAGCGCGCCCCGGGCTGCCGTATCGCCCGCGGGAACTGGACGTTCCAGGAGGCGTCGTAGCCCTCGGACACCACGTGCACGCGCAGCCGGCCGCCGTCCTGGACGCACTCGACGACGACCGCCCCCGCGGGAACCCGGGTGACCGTGGCCACCGCGGTAGCAGCCGTGGCCGGTGCGTACGTGGGCAGGGCCGCGGCCAGCTTGACGTCCCGCGCCTGTGGCACCGTGCCCCGCTGCGCCGCGGAGATCGCCGTCTCGCTCGCGTCGACGCAGACGAGCGAGCCGTCCGTCGTGACCAGGTACAGCCGTCCGTCGCGGTACTGCATGGAGAGGGCCGAGCCGCCACCCGTGCCGAGCTTCCACAGACGCGTGCCGTCCCGGTCGAAGCAGTAGACGGACGACGCGGCGTCACCGGCGAAGACGAACCGTCCGCTGGGCGAGGTCGCGCAGGAGTACACCGGGCTGTCGCAGGCGTACGTCGCCTCGACGGCGCCCGTCGCCTTCGACAGGCGCTGGACCGCGCGGTGAGCGGTGCCCGCGTACACGGCGTCGTCCTCCTGCCAGCCGAACAGGACGCCGCCGCGGGTGGGTGTGTGCCACAACTCGCCGCCGCCGTCGGGTGCGTAGGCCGTCACGCCGCCGGTGTGGCCGTGGTAGACCGCCCGGTCGTCGGCGCGGACCATCCAGGCGTGCTCGCCCTGGCTGCGGCGCGCCCACTGGTGCTCGTCCTCGTGGTCGATGACGGTGAGGCGGCCCTCGCGGTCCGAGACGTTCAGGACGCCCTCGTGGATGTCCAGCCAGAAGATGTCGACGTCGGCGGCGATGTCGTACGCCGCGAAGGGCAGCTTCGACGACAGGTCGTAGACGCTGCCGTCGTCGCAGCCCGCGTAGATCCAGAAGTCGTCGGCGACCAGGCACTTCACGCCGTCCGGCAGTTGGAAGCGGGCGAGGACGCCGCCGTTGTGGTCCAGGGTGTACACGTCCCCCGCCTGGTTGCCCACCCAGCAGTGGTCGTCGTCGACATGGATGCCGAACGCCGAGGAACCCGTGCGGAACCGCCACAGGACCGGTGCCACGGCCCGCGCGGTGGACGGCGCCGACGCCACCTGGCGCCGCGTCACCGCGCGGGGCGCGCGCTGTCCGGGCACGGCGGGGGCGTACCCCTTGCGGACCTTCTCCGCGATCTTCTTCGAGGCCGCCGCCTGGGCCTTCGCCGTCGAGGCGAACGAGGTCGTCTGCGTCTGCCCGGCGGCGCCGATGCGCCCGTACCGCACCGTCACCGTCTGGTCGGCGACGGTCACTTCGTAGAACTTGTGCGCGCCCTCGCCCTCTTGTGACAGTTCCAGATACGTCGTCGAGACCGTGGACGCGGCAGGCATGGCAGACCCCTCCCCAGGGCGGACCCGCGGCTTCTCCGGCGGGCCCCACTGCTCACACCGTAGGAGGAGCCACTGACAACGACCGTCCTGGTCCGCGCGGCCGCCGCGCCGCTCAGCCGTCCTCGCCGGGCGGCGTGCCGCAGCTCGGGCCGCCGGGGCCGTCGAACCGGACCGAGCTGAAGAAGTCCCGGTAGGCGGGGAAGAAGTTGCCCTTGCCGGTCGGGCCGGAGGACGTCACCGCCGTACAGCCGGAGTAGTCCGCGTCGGACCAGAGGTAGATGGTCGAAGCTGTCCTGTTCCAGTCGGACTTGGCGCGGTCGTTCATGCCGAGTGCCGTCAGATCCGGCGCGCTCGCCCGGAGCGCGATCATGTCGCCGGTGCCGTCGAGGCCCGCGAACATGCAGTAGTGGCCGTCAGGACACCGGTCGTAGCCGTCCGCCGCGTGCGCCGTGGAGACCGGCACGACCGTGGTGGCCGCGGCGAGGGCCGCCACGAAGAGCAGGGGGAGCTTCGTCCTCAGGGCGAGGGCCTTGCGCATGCTGGTCCACCTTCGTCATCAGGGCGCGCGGGTCCGCGGGGGGCGGCCACCGGGAGAGCGGTGCGCGGGCCGTGGAGGAACCAGGCTTGTTGATCTGTCCGGTGGGCCGCCATCCCCCGAAGGAGGGACGCCGGGGGCAGACGGGGTGAGGGCCGGGGCGGGCCCGGCGCACCCCCGTGGGACGCGGCCCGCTCAGTACCCGCCCCCCGCGACCACCCGGTCGACCTCCCGCGGGGAGAGGGCGTGCTCTACCGCGAGGATGCCCGCGCCGATCGCCGCCGCGTTCTCGCCGGTGCGGCTCGGCTCGATGCGCAGGACGTGCGTGGCCAGCGGGTGCGAGCGCCGGTACACCGCCTCCCGGACGCCCGCGAGCAGCTGGTCGTGGACCGCGGCGAGCGCCCCGCCCACCACCACCGTGTCC from Streptomyces flavofungini includes:
- a CDS encoding PQQ-dependent sugar dehydrogenase, whose protein sequence is MKVRTRSSATVGAICLVASLALTTASADEPAASQQAPKVALTKVTTAKNPSAGTAGPGGTVWIAERAGTVRVLNSQGGLSDPVLDITKETTTDGERGLLGIAFDKKFAHFYISFTNLQGTSTIDEFAVVKGKIQPQTRRTVLTQTQPYSNHNGGDIKIGPDGYLYIAFGDGGSGGDPHGNGQNLDTLLGKLLRIDPRGGKPYAVPKDNPFVGDPKAKDEIWSYGLRNPWKFSFDAGTGDLLIGDVGQSAWEEIDWAPASSDGGENYGWSQMEGSHPFRDGKEPANHVRPVYEYDRTGLGCSVTGGYVYRGKAIPDLKGQYVYSDYCDGTVRSLKMENGKVTGVNDLGVNGGEVVSFIQGGNRELYVLDIGGSVYRIDRA
- a CDS encoding WGR domain-containing protein, with the translated sequence MPAASTVSTTYLELSQEGEGAHKFYEVTVADQTVTVRYGRIGAAGQTQTTSFASTAKAQAAASKKIAEKVRKGYAPAVPGQRAPRAVTRRQVASAPSTARAVAPVLWRFRTGSSAFGIHVDDDHCWVGNQAGDVYTLDHNGGVLARFQLPDGVKCLVADDFWIYAGCDDGSVYDLSSKLPFAAYDIAADVDIFWLDIHEGVLNVSDREGRLTVIDHEDEHQWARRSQGEHAWMVRADDRAVYHGHTGGVTAYAPDGGGELWHTPTRGGVLFGWQEDDAVYAGTAHRAVQRLSKATGAVEATYACDSPVYSCATSPSGRFVFAGDAASSVYCFDRDGTRLWKLGTGGGSALSMQYRDGRLYLVTTDGSLVCVDASETAISAAQRGTVPQARDVKLAAALPTYAPATAATAVATVTRVPAGAVVVECVQDGGRLRVHVVSEGYDASWNVQFPRAIRQPGARYVVDALHAAAGGFYRVRGDIRLLR
- a CDS encoding peptidase inhibitor family I36 protein, which translates into the protein MRKALALRTKLPLLFVAALAAATTVVPVSTAHAADGYDRCPDGHYCMFAGLDGTGDMIALRASAPDLTALGMNDRAKSDWNRTASTIYLWSDADYSGCTAVTSSGPTGKGNFFPAYRDFFSSVRFDGPGGPSCGTPPGEDG